From the Theileria equi strain WA chromosome 4 map unlocalized gcontig_1105316255041, whole genome shotgun sequence genome, one window contains:
- a CDS encoding hypothetical protein (encoded by transcript BEWA_047770A), whose amino-acid sequence MTGKFRKELDIDPEKIDSYVSQDIRGIKDDQYFKPYTRYGYSATSSSFQLNSVSYSKIKFDHFPVIANVERFYTYFNDNKKLPLAFQAYTSDQRYHYYTTGNIINSTKADATFEEFITKEGPGSGRTKEHDKELTYNQTINVLQNIEQNGKLEYSDLVDEIKRNLWRTNDVFFDLSKKPQSGTEKVTKYNSDTTGIEIIVKIATSGGFLKVQHDTKTNNFPFHIKGLKDPDEKIIVMSSGFPNDLLEKFSVYYKMDDKSYKHPFMIILNLSKDKDPRYLESKYIILRNKTNTWSIRRITVNNLDEEKDLTKILKSVDSSGNVDFEKLDSDLKNKLTDVTENLLIDLTKTTEERGTYNSDKKIIPYRKIVSTGYSFISHADTFNGFTVTAIKVTTQHSINSQDLIPKRTDRLDRLKVFYNGSTTKDPSLIYFLYSSGKRNWISRHLGDTTWKEQKDHLPTSDVDSEKIRSLLEKLKIPNVQIDLSKPNTGNSTYQPEDNTLKFKVESKQDPPDSGFWKFMYTMTQNNQPFTVESVKHGKTPLNGISPPDKLLSISVYYLGEDPGDVKKLLLVEVALSGNSKYLYYEKKDENANWTVLSTHEQGTKLEGSLLTQKLNQLKEKQHPKKHETKKEKENKSESQEKKEEELTKETHNGGTSRQDSSGNNSSSSESTVASPQTSSNAGKIAGGVIGALLFIVLTALLVKKVGPAVRAQLESRNPPL is encoded by the coding sequence ATGACTGGTAAGTTTAGGAAAGAACTGGACATAGACCCAGAGAAAATTGATAGCTATGTTAGTCAGGACATACGCGGAATCAAAGACGATCAATATTTTAAACCATACACGCGGTATGGATATAGTGCGACATCATCATCATTTCAGTTAAATTCCGTTTCATATAGTAAAATAAAATTCGACCATTTTCCGGTTATAGCCAACGTAGAAAGATTTTATACTTATTTCAATGATAATAAGAAGCTTCCCTTAGCCTTTCAAGCTTATACGAGTGATCAAAGGTACCATTACtatactactggaaatATCATAAACTCTACCAAAGCGGATGCTACATTCGAGGAATTTATAACAAAGGAGGGACCAGGTAGTGGACGGACTAAAGAGCATGATAAAGAACTTACTTATAATCAAACAATAAACGTATTGCAAAATATAGAGCAAAATGGTAAGCTTGAATATAGCGATTTAGTCGATGAAATCAAGAGAAATCTTTGGAGGACAAATGATGTATTTTTTGACCTTTCCAAAAAGCCTCAGTCAGGAACTGAGAAAGTAACCAAATATAATTCTGACACGACTGGTATAGAAATTATTGTCAAGATTGCAACAAGCGGTggatttttaaaagttcAACATGACACTAAAACTAATaattttccattccatATTAAAGGACTTAAGGATCCCGATGAAAAAATAATTGTCATGTCTAGTGGTTTTCCAAATGATCTATTGGAGAAATTTTCCGTGTACTATAAAATGGATGATAAGAGCTACAAGCATCCATTTATGATTATCCTAAATTTATCCAAAGATAAGGATCCGAGATATCTTGAAAGTAAATATATAATATTAAGGAACAAAACGAATACATGGAGCATTCGCAGAATTACGGTTAATAATTTAGATGAGGAAAAGGATCTTACAAAGATATTGAAAAGCGTTGATAGCTCTGGGAATGTtgattttgaaaaactaGATTCTGACCTTAAGAATAAGCTTACAGACGTCACAGAAAATCTTCTCATAGATCTAACAAAAACAACTGAAGAACGTGGTACCTATAATTCTGATAAAAAAATCATCCCTTACAGAAAAATTGTGAGTACTGGCTACTCATTTATTTCACACGCTGATACATTTAATGGGTTTACCGTTACTGCAATTAAAGTGACTACTCAGCATTCCATAAATTCTCAAGATCTCATTCCTAAACGTACTGATAGACTAGATAGACTCAAGGTATTCTATAACGGATCAACTACCAAGGATCCGTCGCTCATCTACTTCTTGTACAGTAGTGGGAAGAGGAATTGGATAAGTAGACATCTTGGAGATACCACTTGGAAAGAACAGAAGGATCATCTTCCAACTAGTGATGTAGATTCTGAGAAGATTAGATCACTTCTTGAGAAGCTAAAGATTCCTAATGTTCAAATAGATCTTTCTAAGCCCAATACCGGTAATAGTACATATCAGCCTGAGGATAATACTCTGAAGTTCAAGGTTGAAAGTAAGCAAGATCCTCCTGACTCTGGGTTCTGGAAGTTCATGTATACTATGACTCAAAACAATCAACCTTTTACAGTTGAGAGTGTTAAGCACGGTAAAACTCCTCTAAATGGTATATCCCCTCCTGACAAATTACTTAGTATCTCAGTCTATTACCTTGGAGAGGATCCCGGAGATGTAAAGAAACTCCTCCTGGTTGAAGTGGCATTAAGTGGGAATTCCAAGTACCTATACTATGAAAAGAAAGATGAGAATGCTAATTGGACAGTGTTATCTACACATGAACAAGGAACTAAACTAGAAGGTTCTCTTCTCACCCAAAAACTTAACCAGTTAAAGGAGAAACAACATCCTAAAAAACATGAAACcaaaaaagaaaaagaaaataaatctGAATCTCAAGAaaagaaggaggaagagCTTACGAAGGAAACTCACAATGGAGGAACTTCCAGACAAGACTCATCTGGTAACaattcctcttcctctgaATCGACTGTAGCTTCACCTCAAACTTCTAGTAATGCTGGTAAAATAGCTGGTGGAGTAATAGGAGCTCTACTTTTCATAGTTCTCACAGCCCTACTCGTTAAGAAAGTTGGACCCGCTGTAAGAGCCCAATTGGAAAGCAGAAATCCTCCATTGTAg
- a CDS encoding hypothetical protein (encoded by transcript BEWA_047780A) has translation MGMLKDDGWDERVTHQSSHVTSVKRTSFTLEGVRNMDRNFMMEKKRVLRKYSHHLLRKLRATRPAVNSSRRVHSGHISEIFSIYRDNEGFKGGINGMNERNIAINAFKNRKITTHAFGNKLGFQGDPGPKFFHPSHNKIIYKKDLFKTPCSPNMSARRPSKGLLLTIFFGRLLTILLTLSLLPSSVSGGGLTLNIAREPEGKKLSKVESVKEGIRYTNFTVRKKNYITRIVDTAYLIWQAQSVNELCTSFTIYTFHRGHKLAYARIDVGKARRFAHYKFTNPGWESITHAEYMQLFDHRSSSLVFDVSARHNIDLFKITFYEPFGKPAFIFHPRATKKIRYIMDGHLMLWRYSEREPECTSVVVHKEGIIPRYMQLIIKNGDVFDNRFLERFGHMWEFISKESFYKKVDQTSETSTEKPSPSESAASTSKGTEGKEKAKGRRFSLENLRKSMTKGGHS, from the coding sequence ATGGGAATGTTAAAGGATGATGGTTGGGATGAAAGGGTTACCCATCAGAGTTCACATGTTACGTCTGTAAAGCGAACTAGTTTTACTCTTGAAGGAGTTAGGAATATGGATAGGAATTttatgatggaaaagaaacGGGTTTTAAGGAAATATAGCCATCATTTGCTTCGAAAATTACGAGCTACTCGCCCAGCTGTGAATTCGTCAAGACGAGTACATTCTGGGCATATTTCAGAAATTTTCAGCATTTATCGCGATAATGAGGGTTTTAAAGGAGGTATAAATGGGATGAACGAGAGAAATATCGCGATAAATGcctttaaaaatagaaaaATTACCACACATGCATTTGGAAATAAACTCGGTTTTCAGGGCGATCCAGGgccaaaattttttcatccttctcaTAATAAAATTATTTACAAGAAAGATTTATTCAAAACTCCTTGTTCACCTAATATGTCGGCAAGACGGCCATCTAAAGGCCTACTTCTTACCATTTTCTTTGGACGTTTATTAACAATCCTATTGACGCTATCGCTACTTCCATCGTCGGTCTCTGGAGGCGGTTTGACACTAAACATTGCGAGGGAGCCTGAGGGTAAGAAGCTCTCCAAGGTAGAGTCTGTCAAGGAGGGCATCCGCTACACAAATTTTACAGTCAGGAAGAAAAATTACATAACACGCATTGTGGACACGGCGTATCTAATTTGGCAGGCACAATCAGTCAATGAACTCTGTACAAGTTTCACCATTTATACTTTTCACAGGGGTCACAAGTTGGCATATGCCCGCATTGATGTCGGCAAAGCTCGAAGGTTCGCCCATTACAAATTCACCAATCCGGGCTGGGAGAGTATAACTCATGCGGAATATATGCAGTTATTTGACCACCGCTCGTCTTCCCTTGTCTTTGATGTCTCGGCCAGACATAACATTGACCTATTTAAAATAACCTTCTATGAGCCTTTTGGGAAGCCAGCCTTTATATTTCACCCCCGGGCTACAAAGAAGATTAGATACATTATGGACGGACACCTCATGCTCTGGAGGTACTCGGAACGCGAACCTGAATGCACATCCGTTGTGGTACACAAGGAAGGCATAATTCCAAGGTACATGCAACTCatcatcaaaaatggagatgtgTTTGACAACCGATTTCTAGAGAGGTTTGGACACATGTGGGAATTTATCAGCAAGGAGAGCTTTTACAAGAAAGTTGATCAGACCAGTGAAACAAGTACGGAAAAGCCAAGTCCCTCTGAAAGTGCAGCGTCCACCTCCAAAGGCACTGAAGGTAAAGAAAAGGCCAAAGGCAGAAGATTCTCGCTGGAAAATCTCCGGAAATCTATGACCAAAGGGGGACATAGTTGA
- a CDS encoding signal peptide containing protein (encoded by transcript BEWA_047790A): MNVASILLVTCLLGLCHCRRSKLPTDGLFIEVLDDYAEDEIVTSNFVEETRKRGSNDKRLVWDMAHGTAYEVEYTLSSARRSNAGKVEDVAVEDSRRLPYSRHTTNPITLNLSEPDPSICGAIRTDVDGIPAVVYLLKSSQINKIVNGDKKVWIASKMKVGTDLPTKFALDLSSLKEDDEKYQLVKCGKDDVNRLVTPHPGNLIERIIDGNLEVWTASDGHVCYLCEYYPKDDSGEIKLHVRKNEDLLSFSRFEKVGEWKKR, translated from the coding sequence ATGAATGTCgcttccattcttctgGTAACTTGTCTACTGGGACTCTGCCATTGCAGGAGGTCCAAACTTCCCACTGACGGACTCTTTATCGAGGTTCTAGACGACTATGCAGAGGATGAGATTGTGACCAGTAATTTTGTAGAGGAGACAAGGAAAAGAGGATCGAACGACAAAAGACTTGTCTGGGATATGGCCCATGGAACTGCTTATGAAGTAGAGTACACACTGTCATCGGCTCGTAGATCTAATGCTGGAAAGGTAGAAGATGTAGCAGTGGAAGATTCAAGGAGACTACCTTACTCTAGACATACTACTAATCCCATTACTCTCAATCTTTCTGAACCTGATCCATCAATCTGCGGAGCCATTAGAACAGATGTTGATGGCATTCCTGCAGTAGTATACCTCTTAAAGTCTAGCCAAATTAATAAAATTGTGAATGGAGACAAAAAGGTCTGGATAGCATCTAAGATGAAGGTTGGCACAGATCTACCTACTAAGTTCGCTCTGGATCTATCTTCTctcaaggaagatgatgaaaaatatcaacTTGTAAAATGCGGGAAGGATGATGTTAATCGTTTGGTTACTCCACACCCTGGTAATCTTATAGAAAGAATCATAGATGGAAATTTGGAAGTATGGACTGCCAGTGACGGCCATGTTTGTTACCTTTGCGAATATTATCCCAAGGATGACTCTGGAGAGATAAAGTTACATGTCAGGAAGAACGAAGACttattatcattttctcgctttgagaaagttggAGAGtggaagaaaaggtaa